One part of the Amphiura filiformis chromosome 5, Afil_fr2py, whole genome shotgun sequence genome encodes these proteins:
- the LOC140152791 gene encoding SUMO-activating enzyme subunit 1-like translates to MAQQENSLITEDEAALYDRQIRLWGLDAQKRLRQSEMLIVGMGGLGAEVCKNVVLAGVKSMVLLDHRNVTELDDCSQFLVSRDDVGKNRALSSVDKAQELNPNVKVSADTEDISTKPDDFFKQFDTVCLTCCTKETLLRVNQICHEHNIRFFAGDIFGYYGYMFADLNEHHYVEEKTKVIKSVPAPGEDTQPTKKQKTHLKETVYVQSTTTYCRLKEAFEKDWTVLSEKELKRSPSLYFILHILWKFQQAFGRNPQPSSLENDRTELVRIRDEVLDDFGVKLDVVGDDFACHCTAELSPVCAIIGGVLGQELIKAASGRDAPHNNFFFFDGVEGSGLVDCIKQ, encoded by the exons ATTAAGACAATCCGAAATGCTTATTGTTGGAATGGGAGGTCTTGGTGCAGAAGTTTGCAAGAATGTGGTGCTTGCTGGAGTGAAATCAATGGTACTTCTTGACCACAGAAATGTCACTGAGTTGGATGACTGTTCACAGTTTCTTGTGTCTAGAGATGATGTGGGCAAAAAT AGAGCTTTATCATCAGTGGACAAGGCACAGGAACTCAACCCTAACGTGAAAGTCTCGGCAGACACAGAAGATATATCAACCAAGCCAGATGATTTCTTTAAACAGTTTGATACTGTGTGTCTCACATGCTGTACCAAAGAGACGTTACTACGTGTGAATCAGATCTGTCATGAACACAACATTCGTTTCTTTGCTGGGGATATATTCGGATACTATGGGTATATGTTTGCTGACCTCAATGAGCATCATTATGTTGA GGAGAAAACAAAAGTCATCAAGAGTGTCCCAGCACCAGGAGAAGACACGCAGCCGACCAAAAAGCAAAAAACACATCTAAAAGAGACGGTGTATGTACAGAGCACAACAACATactgtcgactcaaagaagcaTTTGAGAAGGATTGGACTGTGCTGTCAGAAAAAGAACTCAAGAGGTCACCCAGCTTATACTTCATTCTTCATA TTTTGTGGAAGTTCCAGCAAGCATTTGGTAGAAACCCACAACCAAGCAGTCTAGAAAATGACAGAACAGAACTTGTAAGAATACGAGATGAAGTCCTGGATGACTTCGGAGTGAAACTGGATGTAGTTGGAGATGACTTTGCATG ccACTGTACAGCTGAATTGAGTCCAGTATGTGCCATCATTGGAGGAGTCTTGGGACAAGAACTCATTAAG GCTGCTTCTGGTAGAGATGCACCACACAacaacttctttttctttgatgGAGTGGAAGGCTCAGGACTTGTTGACTGTATAAAACAGTAA